Proteins encoded in a region of the Streptomyces sp. NBC_01298 genome:
- a CDS encoding restriction endonuclease, which translates to MTSSPLSDGTRYYCGDHTPGGEHPCLLPFHGKYGCPLHGWYDRMHEILRRDPARATLPAAQRPSSPPWKILIQRAGRTPETAPLYRQLELEWRWYGFMEDWQQLEEICSRWLRQERCECIQIKGKSGDGGVDVVMRTLGGRVVAIQCKRYERDVSPDDIKRFHFDTTLGWEQTAAWRDSRSPHPDHRVFVTTGRYSENAKRSAGHAGIHLVDGSTLAVWCGFRIPLQDLLGLDSW; encoded by the coding sequence ATGACGAGCAGCCCCCTGTCGGACGGCACGCGCTACTACTGCGGGGATCACACCCCTGGCGGTGAACACCCGTGTCTGCTGCCCTTCCACGGCAAGTACGGCTGCCCCCTGCACGGCTGGTACGACCGCATGCACGAGATACTGCGACGGGACCCTGCACGCGCCACCCTGCCCGCGGCGCAGCGCCCATCGTCTCCGCCCTGGAAGATCCTGATCCAGCGTGCCGGCCGGACTCCCGAAACGGCGCCGCTCTACCGGCAGCTGGAACTGGAGTGGCGCTGGTACGGGTTCATGGAGGACTGGCAGCAGCTCGAAGAGATATGCAGCCGGTGGCTCCGACAGGAGCGGTGCGAGTGCATCCAGATCAAGGGCAAGTCCGGTGACGGCGGCGTGGACGTGGTGATGCGGACACTCGGCGGGCGGGTCGTCGCGATCCAATGCAAGCGCTACGAGCGGGATGTTTCCCCGGACGACATCAAGCGGTTCCACTTCGACACCACCTTGGGGTGGGAACAGACCGCCGCATGGAGGGACAGCCGGTCACCGCACCCGGACCACCGCGTCTTCGTTACGACCGGCAGGTACAGCGAGAACGCGAAGCGCTCTGCCGGTCACGCCGGAATCCACCTCGTGGACGGATCGACCCTGGCCGTGTGGTGCGGGTTCCGCATCCCCCTCCAGGATCTGCTGGGCCTCGACAGCTGGTGA
- a CDS encoding HEAT repeat domain-containing protein: MINAHDVDWMAGHLPDQTCGVPGHLMNMLSTDPAVRRKAFEEFYAEAHDQGAVDPCTAASLPFLFAMADDPATPDRAEIVRLLLSIGREALQCDPESVYFTVNGVESTAHIGISAEMPARADTFIRYAADPDPLVRRPAIEAVGVFLADGGRAARVLGERLPAERGVVERLLIVHTMARLAARLPQAGPTTVAWLDDLIDGPTRSHTDAPVRLSALIHRFLIDPKRDTADPVPRAINLLREMTKTPTAESPCDGCSRCQSPMHVRGQHVAPAVRPAHLAADFLDPGHPWKVHSPISSVLRTLHTALGDRVEHRSALLIAQLTSPDAATRYDAIAMAKDLPGSLPHPVLTHLLDLLPDDWPAAEITRALSKWRGGGLSIAPEDTDLLLDTLTDYTANLRTAHGPDVWSTHNPLVRTAYQEAVMTLADHQDPRALPDLIRSLETRVDDWRALYGVGGYPQAADRLVPLLADGLRHIDPDRPHAPIPAGLYLSCLAELKDPIAIPVITDTLTWAGRHQSWTVVASALNALTTFGLAAQPAHTLVRPLTNASDDAVRAAARAALDALTGRQELTPARSTPEKGYALEPPR, from the coding sequence ATGATCAACGCACACGACGTCGACTGGATGGCCGGCCATCTGCCCGACCAGACCTGTGGGGTCCCGGGCCACCTCATGAACATGCTCTCCACGGACCCCGCAGTTCGGCGGAAGGCGTTCGAGGAGTTCTACGCGGAAGCCCATGACCAAGGAGCCGTCGACCCGTGCACCGCGGCGAGCTTGCCGTTCCTGTTCGCTATGGCCGACGACCCCGCCACCCCCGACCGGGCCGAGATCGTCAGGCTGCTCCTCAGCATCGGACGGGAAGCTCTGCAGTGTGACCCCGAGAGCGTTTATTTCACGGTGAACGGAGTCGAGTCGACTGCTCACATCGGCATCAGCGCTGAAATGCCTGCGCGGGCGGATACCTTCATCCGCTACGCGGCGGACCCGGACCCGCTGGTGCGCCGCCCAGCAATCGAGGCCGTCGGTGTCTTTCTCGCCGACGGCGGGCGTGCCGCTCGCGTCCTGGGCGAGCGCCTACCGGCCGAGCGCGGGGTCGTGGAGAGGTTGCTCATCGTCCACACGATGGCACGTCTGGCAGCCCGGCTGCCGCAGGCGGGGCCGACCACGGTCGCCTGGCTGGACGACCTGATCGACGGCCCCACGCGGTCCCACACCGACGCCCCCGTCCGGCTCTCGGCCCTCATCCATCGGTTCCTGATCGACCCGAAACGAGACACCGCCGACCCGGTGCCCCGCGCGATCAACCTGTTGCGGGAGATGACCAAAACCCCGACCGCCGAGAGCCCGTGCGACGGATGCAGCCGGTGTCAATCTCCGATGCACGTCCGCGGCCAACACGTCGCCCCCGCGGTCCGCCCCGCTCACCTGGCTGCCGATTTCCTCGACCCCGGCCACCCCTGGAAGGTCCACTCCCCGATTAGCAGTGTGCTGCGCACCCTCCACACCGCCTTGGGCGACCGGGTCGAGCACCGTTCCGCCCTTCTCATCGCACAGCTCACCAGCCCCGACGCCGCCACCCGGTACGACGCCATCGCCATGGCCAAAGACCTCCCGGGCTCCCTGCCACACCCCGTACTGACACATCTCCTCGACCTGCTCCCGGACGACTGGCCCGCAGCCGAGATCACCCGCGCATTGAGCAAATGGCGGGGAGGCGGACTCTCGATCGCCCCCGAGGACACCGATTTGCTCCTCGACACCCTCACCGACTACACGGCCAACCTGCGCACCGCACACGGCCCTGACGTCTGGTCGACCCACAACCCCCTCGTGCGCACGGCCTATCAAGAGGCAGTCATGACCCTCGCGGACCACCAAGACCCCCGCGCCCTTCCCGACCTCATCCGCTCCCTCGAAACCCGCGTGGACGACTGGCGTGCCCTCTACGGCGTCGGCGGCTACCCGCAGGCCGCCGACCGGCTTGTCCCCCTCCTGGCCGACGGACTGAGACACATCGATCCGGACCGCCCGCACGCACCCATCCCCGCCGGCCTCTACCTGTCCTGCCTGGCCGAGCTCAAGGACCCCATCGCCATACCCGTGATCACCGACACCCTCACATGGGCCGGCCGACACCAGAGCTGGACCGTAGTGGCCTCCGCCCTCAACGCCCTCACCACCTTCGGACTCGCCGCACAACCCGCCCACACCCTCGTCCGCCCCTTGACCAATGCCTCTGATGACGCGGTGCGCGCCGCGGCCCGAGCCGCGCTCGATGCGCTCACCGGCCGGCAGGAACTCACGCCCGCCCGGTCGACGCCCGAGAAGGGCTACGCGCTGGAGCCGCCCCGCTGA
- a CDS encoding zeta toxin family protein, with protein sequence MNAADTAVSGLPGEERRAVLEQVILPEATRGAMAQERPVVVVVAGQPGAGKTHIADLVQRTLDGRGGAVRVCRDLYKPLHRRYAEALATDVRTAGAAIRPDTAAWQEAVEEYVRLQGFNAVVESSLTDPDEFRTSSAAYRASRARIEIVAVAVAEAWSQLGTLDRFLVGGGVRYVSRDNHDRCAAQMLVTLAVIEAEQLADRVTVVRRDGTVLYDNELVEGAWRRRPAAERVVVRERSRSWSVGETAVFDRALASAERHPIYRALAEHHRTQSYLDAVEMAHADFAALRRRSATPTATT encoded by the coding sequence GTGAACGCAGCGGACACCGCCGTGAGCGGGCTGCCTGGTGAGGAGAGGCGTGCGGTCCTGGAGCAGGTGATCCTGCCCGAGGCCACGAGGGGTGCGATGGCACAGGAACGGCCGGTAGTCGTGGTCGTCGCGGGGCAGCCGGGGGCCGGCAAGACGCACATCGCCGACCTCGTACAGCGCACCCTGGACGGCCGGGGCGGTGCCGTGCGGGTCTGCCGTGATCTGTACAAGCCGCTCCACCGCCGGTATGCCGAGGCGTTGGCCACCGACGTACGCACCGCCGGCGCCGCGATCCGCCCGGACACCGCAGCGTGGCAGGAGGCGGTTGAAGAGTACGTCCGGCTGCAGGGGTTCAACGCGGTGGTGGAGTCGTCGCTCACCGATCCGGACGAGTTCCGCACCTCCTCGGCTGCCTACCGGGCATCCCGTGCGCGGATCGAGATCGTCGCGGTGGCGGTGGCCGAAGCCTGGAGTCAGCTCGGAACCCTCGACCGGTTCCTGGTCGGTGGCGGAGTCCGTTACGTGTCCCGGGACAACCACGACAGGTGCGCGGCTCAGATGCTGGTCACGCTGGCAGTCATAGAGGCCGAGCAGCTGGCCGACCGGGTTACCGTCGTGCGGCGCGACGGCACGGTGCTGTACGACAACGAGCTCGTCGAAGGGGCATGGCGCCGAAGGCCCGCAGCCGAGAGGGTCGTGGTGCGCGAGCGGTCCCGGTCGTGGTCGGTGGGGGAGACGGCCGTTTTCGACCGGGCGCTGGCCTCGGCCGAGCGGCACCCCATCTACCGTGCCCTCGCAGAACACCACAGGACCCAGTCGTACCTCGACGCCGTCGAGATGGCCCACGCCGACTTCGCTGCGCTCCGCCGACGCTCAGCGACGCCTACCGCCACCACCTGA
- a CDS encoding helix-turn-helix domain-containing protein, with protein sequence MIAELMPEVGPLRHERHQARLQARPRKRAVGAGAKHRLVFIGRLLVTLVHLRPDATHDVLACWFGVNRSTITRAIGQVGPLLAARGCTIAAGIRLRTLTEVIDHLGASGQTGIIDDTEIRVRRPAVGRKDREKFISGKNKQNAVKAMGSSPTPAAGSCSAVRPSRPAARTSPTPES encoded by the coding sequence GTGATCGCCGAACTCATGCCCGAGGTAGGTCCGTTACGGCACGAACGGCACCAGGCGAGGTTGCAGGCCAGGCCGCGGAAACGGGCCGTCGGCGCTGGCGCAAAGCACCGGCTGGTCTTCATCGGCCGGCTGCTGGTCACGCTTGTCCACCTTCGCCCCGATGCTACTCACGACGTGCTGGCCTGCTGGTTCGGCGTTAACCGCTCCACTATCACCAGGGCGATCGGCCAGGTGGGGCCCTTGCTCGCGGCCCGGGGCTGCACCATCGCGGCCGGCATTCGGCTCCGTACCCTCACCGAGGTCATCGACCACCTTGGTGCCAGTGGGCAGACCGGGATCATCGACGACACCGAGATCCGGGTCCGCAGGCCCGCCGTCGGCCGCAAAGACCGGGAGAAGTTCATCTCCGGCAAGAACAAGCAGAACGCGGTCAAGGCCATGGGGTCCTCACCGACGCCAGCGGCAGGCTCCTGTTCTGCAGTCCGGCCCAGCCGGCCAGCTGCGCGGACATCACCCACGCCCGAAAGTTAG
- a CDS encoding ricin-type beta-trefoil lectin domain protein, with product MSQNDDDNWAYDQTLVMNGAAKVRTKEWTHLTATYDEVTGLIALYVNGTLAGTGHHPKANVWKATGPLVLGRYKAASKPSSYWNGRISNVAVYDHSTVPTATSTTLVSAVNNSKCANDNGGNTAEGNPISIHDCNTPSGTAQTFQVGENGELRVSGKCVTAKAGGTAIRTLIQLNTCNGANGQQWLPTADSGFYNPQTGYCLDLPAARTDNGTQLELSGCYGLNAERWLTPGLATPLGSTG from the coding sequence ATGTCCCAGAATGACGACGACAACTGGGCCTACGACCAGACCCTCGTCATGAACGGCGCCGCCAAGGTCCGCACCAAGGAGTGGACCCATCTCACCGCCACCTACGACGAGGTCACCGGCCTGATCGCCCTCTACGTCAACGGCACCCTCGCCGGCACCGGCCACCACCCCAAGGCCAACGTGTGGAAGGCCACCGGCCCCCTCGTCCTCGGCCGCTACAAGGCCGCGAGCAAGCCCTCCTCCTATTGGAACGGGCGAATCAGCAACGTGGCCGTCTACGACCACTCCACCGTCCCGACCGCGACCAGCACCACCCTTGTCTCGGCGGTCAACAACAGCAAGTGCGCGAACGACAATGGCGGCAACACCGCCGAAGGCAACCCCATCTCCATCCACGACTGCAACACACCCTCCGGCACCGCCCAGACCTTCCAGGTCGGCGAGAACGGCGAGCTGCGCGTGTCCGGCAAATGCGTGACCGCCAAAGCCGGAGGCACCGCCATCCGCACCCTCATCCAGCTCAACACCTGCAACGGTGCCAACGGGCAGCAATGGCTCCCCACCGCCGACAGCGGCTTCTACAACCCGCAAACCGGCTACTGCCTCGACCTGCCCGCCGCCCGCACCGACAACGGAACCCAACTCGAACTCTCCGGCTGCTACGGCCTCAACGCAGAACGCTGGCTCACCCCCGGCCTCGCCACACCCCTCGGATCCACCGGCTGA
- a CDS encoding tyrosine-type recombinase/integrase — protein MARPCTTATYVEWVAGLIARGMAPNTIRTYLSGVRTWMPEDRHPGTTEERGMLAEYRKEWGKRNRVRKAPAITEPMLHAMVDTCDLRSPAGLRDRCALLVGRGALNRRIELADLDIADVEVEDGGVDLWIAHSKTDQEGKGESTFIPADPASPRYDPVAAVRDWLNCLYRMGVHKGPLLRALTSTGRLQNRSTATARGDYVTGDALNDWIRHRAYLAGLPTWHLVTSHGLRRGGAQQIADAGADPTQQGRWKPGSATVKREYLDRAQSRTQNPWHQVRVASTSANGR, from the coding sequence GTGGCGAGGCCCTGCACGACGGCCACCTACGTGGAGTGGGTCGCCGGCCTCATCGCCCGCGGGATGGCGCCGAACACCATCCGCACCTACCTGTCGGGCGTCCGCACGTGGATGCCCGAGGACCGCCACCCCGGCACGACCGAAGAGCGGGGGATGCTGGCGGAGTACCGCAAGGAGTGGGGCAAGCGGAACCGGGTCCGCAAGGCGCCGGCCATCACCGAGCCGATGCTGCACGCGATGGTCGACACCTGCGACCTCCGCTCACCGGCCGGCCTACGGGACCGCTGCGCGCTCTTGGTGGGCCGCGGGGCACTGAACCGCCGCATCGAACTGGCCGACCTGGACATCGCCGACGTCGAAGTCGAGGACGGCGGAGTCGACCTGTGGATCGCCCACTCGAAGACCGACCAGGAGGGAAAGGGCGAAAGCACCTTCATCCCGGCCGACCCCGCCTCCCCCCGCTACGACCCGGTCGCGGCCGTACGGGACTGGCTGAACTGCCTGTACCGCATGGGAGTCCACAAGGGCCCCCTCCTCCGCGCCCTCACCTCCACAGGCCGGCTCCAGAACCGCTCCACGGCCACCGCCCGCGGCGACTACGTCACCGGCGACGCCCTCAACGACTGGATCCGCCACCGCGCCTACTTGGCCGGCCTCCCCACCTGGCACCTGGTCACCTCCCACGGCCTACGCCGCGGCGGAGCCCAGCAAATCGCGGACGCCGGCGCCGACCCGACGCAGCAAGGCCGCTGGAAGCCGGGCTCGGCCACGGTAAAACGCGAGTACCTCGACCGCGCCCAATCCCGCACCCAAAACCCCTGGCACCAGGTCCGGGTTGCGAGCACCAGCGCCAACGGTCGGTGA
- a CDS encoding non-ribosomal peptide synthetase, producing the protein MAQLYLRDVPSLRPPGSADLLQVLWCPFDHPALPRTAVFWRTAASVTDALTTPPEPPAIQSAGYLPQPCLLSPEVVTEYPHSEDLDDEVRRQMKTCHTWQVPAEPDEWDEEEPTPEDVYNSSLSVAPGWKVGGWTRWGLTDPHPRLCDACGTQMDSLLTIASSEWGETSKSWIPREDRGISRSRLDPYPAESTKVQIADGNNLHLYICPASLEHPHLALIQ; encoded by the coding sequence GTGGCCCAGCTCTACCTGCGCGACGTTCCATCGCTGCGCCCGCCGGGCTCGGCCGACCTGCTCCAGGTGTTGTGGTGCCCCTTCGATCACCCCGCGCTGCCCAGGACGGCGGTGTTCTGGCGGACTGCTGCCTCAGTCACCGATGCGCTGACCACACCGCCCGAGCCGCCCGCAATCCAATCCGCCGGCTATCTTCCGCAGCCGTGCCTGCTCTCGCCTGAAGTTGTGACGGAGTATCCCCACTCGGAGGACTTGGACGATGAGGTACGTCGGCAGATGAAGACCTGCCACACCTGGCAGGTACCCGCGGAGCCAGATGAATGGGACGAGGAAGAGCCCACTCCAGAGGACGTTTACAACTCATCGCTGTCAGTAGCACCCGGCTGGAAGGTCGGTGGCTGGACCCGCTGGGGCTTGACCGACCCGCACCCGCGGCTCTGCGATGCCTGCGGCACTCAGATGGATTCACTGCTGACCATCGCCTCGTCAGAATGGGGTGAGACGAGCAAGTCCTGGATCCCCCGAGAGGACCGAGGTATCTCTCGATCCAGGCTCGACCCCTACCCTGCAGAGTCGACCAAGGTCCAGATCGCGGACGGAAACAACCTCCACCTCTACATCTGCCCAGCGTCCCTTGAACACCCGCACCTCGCCCTGATCCAGTGA
- a CDS encoding lamin tail domain-containing protein yields the protein MPRTRHLAAGTAITAAALLLLPGQAHAAGTLRISKIWYDSPGSDTRTNTSINGEWVQITNGTTSAVNLKGWTLTDTSSHVYTFAAFTLKAGKAVTVKTGKGTNTTTTLFQQRAAYVWNNGKDTATLHRGYDDFLGSRLSRSSGGVWLGVE from the coding sequence ATGCCCCGCACCCGCCACCTCGCCGCCGGCACCGCCATCACCGCCGCGGCCCTGCTCCTCCTTCCCGGCCAGGCCCACGCCGCAGGCACCCTGCGCATCTCGAAGATCTGGTACGACTCCCCCGGCAGCGACACCCGCACCAACACCTCGATCAACGGCGAATGGGTCCAGATCACCAACGGCACCACCAGCGCGGTCAACCTCAAGGGGTGGACGTTGACCGACACCTCCAGCCACGTCTACACCTTCGCCGCATTCACGCTGAAGGCCGGAAAGGCAGTCACGGTCAAAACCGGCAAGGGCACCAACACCACGACGACCCTGTTCCAGCAGCGCGCGGCCTACGTCTGGAACAACGGCAAGGACACCGCGACCCTGCACCGTGGCTATGACGACTTCTTGGGGAGTCGTTTGTCGAGGAGTTCGGGAGGCGTGTGGCTCGGGGTTGAGTGA
- a CDS encoding DUF4265 domain-containing protein: MIGAVENTVEKVKVWFRFVPREGWFPQDIEGLWATRLSAGTAVIENVPFLQDGVAEGDVVQFQTDSDGLHWAVGRVSSAGNCTVRVVPIPSGPLARSPQAVHQRLAAFDLGGEVMSADFPMVAFNVPADADFAGIKALLNQGQDEGWWHYEVGCGTDEWWNA; encoded by the coding sequence ATGATTGGCGCCGTGGAGAACACGGTCGAGAAGGTCAAGGTCTGGTTCCGGTTCGTCCCGCGCGAGGGCTGGTTCCCGCAGGACATCGAGGGCCTGTGGGCTACAAGGCTCAGCGCCGGCACGGCCGTAATCGAGAATGTCCCGTTCCTCCAGGACGGCGTTGCCGAGGGGGACGTCGTACAGTTCCAGACCGACTCAGATGGACTGCACTGGGCTGTCGGGCGGGTCAGCTCAGCCGGCAACTGCACGGTGCGCGTCGTGCCCATCCCCTCCGGGCCTCTGGCCCGCAGCCCTCAAGCGGTGCACCAACGACTGGCCGCCTTCGACCTCGGCGGCGAGGTCATGAGCGCCGACTTTCCCATGGTGGCCTTTAACGTTCCGGCCGACGCGGACTTCGCCGGGATCAAAGCGCTCCTGAACCAAGGCCAGGACGAAGGTTGGTGGCACTACGAAGTCGGCTGCGGCACCGACGAGTGGTGGAACGCCTAG
- a CDS encoding transposase family protein, producing MFCSPAQPASCADITHARKLGLVKHLTASPVAVELLADAGYQGLGAQTGGRVVTPPHCKFKKSPPEWYEEIYERQRKAHSSRRIRVEHRIAHLKSWRALARHHGRREHLSDTIQAISGLLSHQQTTTRGARQP from the coding sequence CTGTTCTGCAGTCCGGCCCAGCCGGCCAGCTGCGCGGACATCACCCACGCCCGAAAGTTAGGCCTGGTCAAGCACCTGACCGCCAGCCCAGTGGCCGTGGAGCTCCTTGCCGACGCCGGCTACCAGGGCCTGGGCGCCCAGACCGGCGGCCGCGTGGTGACACCACCACACTGCAAGTTCAAGAAGAGCCCGCCGGAGTGGTACGAGGAAATCTACGAACGCCAACGCAAAGCGCACTCCTCACGCAGGATCCGGGTCGAGCACCGCATCGCACACCTCAAGAGCTGGCGTGCCCTCGCCCGCCACCACGGCCGACGCGAGCACCTGAGCGACACGATCCAAGCCATCTCCGGACTGCTTTCACACCAGCAGACCACCACCCGCGGGGCCCGTCAGCCATAG
- a CDS encoding IS110 family transposase yields the protein MAAIWAGIDASKTHHHCVAIDESGHRLLSRRVANDEPELLELLTEVRALGDEVTWGIDLADGGAALVITILLNHDQPVNYISGRAIHRASETYRGKGKTDAKDAAVIADQVRIRRDLTPLRAGDDSVIDLKILTGRRMDLVADRTRTVNRLRAQPSGIFPGLERALDLTNKGPLTLLTGYQTPAAIRRLGTKRLETWLRNRKVLRADQLAETAVEAAERQHTSLPGEKLTAQMVHTLATEVMAVNRQVAELDKLIEARFRDHQHFDVITSMPGLGIILGAEFLAATGGDMTTFGTPDRLAGFGGVAPVPRDSGKISGNLRRPQRYSRRLQRVFYTSALFSIRRCDESRRFYDRKRAQGKRHTQAVLALARRRVNVLWALLRDGRCYEAVPPVTEHGG from the coding sequence ATGGCCGCCATCTGGGCCGGCATCGACGCAAGCAAGACCCATCATCACTGCGTCGCGATCGACGAGAGCGGCCACCGGCTGCTGTCCCGACGCGTCGCCAACGACGAGCCCGAACTCCTCGAACTCCTCACCGAAGTCCGGGCCCTGGGCGACGAGGTGACCTGGGGAATCGACCTGGCCGACGGCGGAGCCGCCCTGGTAATCACGATCCTCCTCAACCACGACCAGCCGGTGAACTACATCTCCGGCCGCGCCATCCACCGCGCCTCCGAGACCTACCGCGGCAAAGGCAAGACCGACGCCAAGGACGCGGCCGTTATCGCCGACCAGGTCCGCATCCGCCGTGATCTGACCCCCTTACGGGCCGGCGACGACTCCGTCATCGATCTCAAGATCCTCACCGGTCGCCGCATGGACCTGGTCGCCGACCGCACCCGCACCGTCAACCGACTCCGGGCACAGCCCTCCGGGATCTTCCCCGGCCTGGAACGGGCCCTGGACCTCACCAACAAGGGCCCGCTGACCCTGCTGACCGGTTACCAGACCCCAGCCGCCATCCGCCGGCTCGGCACCAAGCGCCTGGAAACTTGGCTGCGAAACCGCAAGGTTCTCCGAGCCGATCAGCTCGCCGAGACTGCGGTCGAGGCCGCCGAGCGCCAGCACACGAGCCTGCCTGGGGAGAAGCTGACCGCCCAGATGGTGCACACACTGGCGACCGAGGTGATGGCGGTCAACCGGCAGGTCGCCGAGCTCGACAAGCTCATCGAGGCCCGGTTCCGCGACCACCAGCACTTCGACGTGATCACCAGCATGCCCGGCCTGGGCATCATCCTCGGCGCCGAATTCCTTGCCGCCACCGGCGGCGACATGACGACCTTCGGCACTCCCGATCGCCTCGCCGGCTTCGGCGGAGTCGCCCCGGTCCCGCGGGACTCCGGCAAGATCAGCGGAAATCTCCGGCGTCCTCAGCGATACAGCCGGCGACTCCAGCGCGTCTTCTACACCTCGGCGCTGTTCAGCATCCGCAGGTGCGACGAGTCCCGCCGCTTCTACGACCGCAAACGAGCCCAGGGCAAGCGCCACACCCAAGCCGTCCTCGCGCTCGCCCGCCGCCGGGTCAATGTCCTCTGGGCCCTCCTCCGCGACGGACGGTGCTACGAGGCCGTCCCACCGGTGACTGAGCACGGCGGATGA
- a CDS encoding polyprenyl synthetase family protein — protein sequence MDSVSYSELHQQVSPDIDAEIAAALDLLGPSADAVRKAVDKLLRHQQMKHPLSVLPLLVHAAETGRTGPAVPLSALHLLWWTSACYLDDLADGQSGGAAERLDMNEAVLASVITGNVLPVRLIQSQDVPEPVRSALIAELTEASIMGAEGQLADMRGEAGRATRKGVLEVYRGKSGGPFAMITAMAAILSGTTTERIALWREFGQVFGLLWQMFNDQEDVASGRNEDLANGTVTYLLACALEDAAPEARAHILDLCAAARISAPARSKLTALLLAPPVLDGFREDVSTYRDEADRILGELGGDERYLPALRQLVDLSAQILLQPDPRWLPPTLYGNEEESRHDRHSG from the coding sequence GTGGATTCCGTGTCGTACTCGGAGCTGCACCAGCAGGTCTCCCCTGACATCGATGCGGAGATAGCGGCCGCCCTGGACCTCCTCGGCCCCTCAGCGGACGCGGTCAGGAAGGCCGTCGATAAGCTCCTGCGCCACCAGCAGATGAAACACCCGCTATCGGTACTGCCGCTACTCGTGCACGCCGCCGAGACCGGCAGGACGGGGCCAGCCGTGCCGCTGTCAGCCCTGCACCTGCTGTGGTGGACCTCGGCGTGCTACCTCGACGACCTGGCCGACGGCCAGAGCGGCGGGGCCGCCGAGCGCCTCGACATGAACGAAGCGGTCCTCGCATCGGTCATCACCGGCAACGTGCTGCCCGTCCGCCTCATCCAGTCGCAGGACGTTCCCGAACCGGTCCGCAGCGCGCTCATAGCCGAGTTGACGGAGGCCTCCATCATGGGCGCCGAAGGCCAGCTGGCCGATATGCGCGGAGAGGCCGGCCGGGCCACCCGCAAGGGTGTCCTCGAGGTGTACCGAGGCAAGTCCGGCGGCCCCTTCGCCATGATCACGGCGATGGCCGCCATACTGTCGGGCACGACGACCGAGCGCATCGCGCTGTGGCGCGAATTCGGCCAGGTCTTCGGTCTCCTGTGGCAGATGTTCAACGACCAGGAGGACGTCGCCTCCGGCCGTAACGAAGACCTCGCCAACGGCACCGTCACCTACTTGCTCGCCTGCGCCCTTGAGGACGCCGCACCCGAGGCCAGGGCCCACATCCTGGACCTGTGTGCTGCCGCGAGGATCTCGGCCCCGGCCCGATCGAAGCTCACCGCCTTGTTGCTCGCCCCGCCCGTGCTCGACGGGTTCCGCGAGGACGTCAGCACGTACCGGGACGAGGCTGACCGCATCCTCGGCGAACTGGGCGGCGACGAAAGGTATCTGCCGGCTCTGCGGCAGCTGGTGGACCTGTCGGCGCAGATCCTCCTCCAGCCGGACCCGCGCTGGTTGCCGCCCACCCTCTACGGTAACGAGGAGGAGAGCCGACATGACCGTCACTCAGGCTGA
- a CDS encoding nuclear transport factor 2 family protein, producing the protein MIENDRHAPAALPQHPDVTEAIVRERRLHDPSVRLSGPLAEALFDPDFIEVGASGRRWTHAEMVAALPTLHGGAENSTPITAEHFEGTVLAPGIVHLTYETLIEDRHARRSSIWRRDAAREFRLYYHQATPVPDGTAQP; encoded by the coding sequence ATGATCGAGAACGACCGGCACGCGCCCGCGGCGCTCCCGCAGCATCCGGACGTCACCGAGGCGATTGTCCGGGAGCGACGCCTCCACGACCCCTCCGTCCGCCTCTCCGGCCCCCTCGCCGAGGCCCTCTTCGACCCCGATTTCATCGAGGTTGGCGCCTCCGGGCGGCGGTGGACGCACGCGGAGATGGTCGCCGCCCTGCCCACGCTCCACGGCGGGGCCGAGAACAGCACCCCCATCACCGCAGAGCACTTCGAGGGCACGGTCCTCGCCCCCGGGATCGTCCACCTCACCTACGAGACCCTCATCGAGGACCGGCACGCCCGCCGTTCGTCGATCTGGCGCCGCGACGCTGCCAGGGAGTTCCGGCTCTACTACCACCAGGCCACGCCGGTGCCGGACGGGACGGCCCAGCCGTAG